One window from the genome of Candidatus Buchananbacteria bacterium CG10_big_fil_rev_8_21_14_0_10_42_9 encodes:
- the trxA gene encoding thioredoxin has product MAELILTDDTFEQEVLKSDKPVLVDFWAPWCGPCKVQGPVIEEISREYTKAKIAKMNVDENPETPGKYQILSIPTLIIFKGGEEVDRMIGVQEKEQLISKLDAQA; this is encoded by the coding sequence ATGGCAGAATTGATTTTAACTGATGACACTTTTGAACAAGAAGTTTTAAAAAGCGATAAACCAGTGCTGGTAGACTTTTGGGCACCATGGTGCGGACCATGTAAAGTTCAAGGACCGGTAATTGAAGAGATATCGAGAGAATACACCAAAGCTAAAATTGCTAAGATGAATGTGGATGAAAATCCGGAGACTCCGGGCAAGTATCAAATTTTAAGCATCCCGACTTTAATTATTTTTAAAGGGGGAGAAGAAGTTGACCGCATGATTGGGGTTCAAGAAAAAGAACAATTGATCTCCAAGCTCGACGCTCAAGCCTAG
- a CDS encoding ribonuclease HII — protein MFPLVIIKVQTTYQHSINISIYFVVNTPTKVEKQFWQKGLNLVAGLDEAGRGAWAGPLVAAAVIFPINIRRPTKTYKIFIRDSKLLNQKQREKAFQWIIENCSSYGIGVVSEKVIDHLGLTKSGQLVFERALQNLSIIPEHVLVDAYKLQDDISHTAIIHGDRKVFSISAASIVAKVARDKLMLEHDQEYGEYGFSSHMGYGTRLHQSRLKKFGPCALHRFSFRPIHQLMSK, from the coding sequence CTGTTTCCACTTGTTATAATCAAGGTACAAACAACATATCAACACTCTATTAACATAAGCATTTATTTTGTGGTCAACACACCAACAAAAGTTGAAAAGCAGTTCTGGCAAAAAGGGCTAAATTTAGTTGCCGGGCTAGATGAAGCCGGACGCGGGGCTTGGGCTGGGCCGTTGGTGGCAGCGGCAGTAATTTTTCCAATAAATATCCGCCGCCCCACTAAAACTTATAAAATATTTATTCGCGATTCCAAATTGTTGAATCAAAAACAGCGGGAAAAAGCATTTCAGTGGATTATTGAAAACTGTTCAAGTTACGGCATCGGTGTAGTTTCGGAAAAAGTAATTGATCATTTGGGCTTAACTAAATCCGGCCAGTTGGTTTTTGAACGGGCGTTACAAAATTTATCAATTATTCCAGAACATGTTTTGGTTGATGCCTATAAACTGCAGGATGATATTTCTCACACGGCTATCATTCACGGCGATCGCAAAGTTTTTTCAATCTCTGCCGCGTCGATAGTAGCCAAGGTGGCGCGGGATAAATTAATGCTGGAACACGACCAAGAATATGGCGAATATGGTTTTAGTAGTCATATGGGGTACGGCACCCGTCTGCACCAAAGCCGTTTAAAAAAGTTCGGCCCATGCGCGTTGCATCGTTTTTCATTTCGACCAATTCATCAGTTGATGAGCAAATGA